From Verrucomicrobiia bacterium, a single genomic window includes:
- a CDS encoding acetylxylan esterase: protein MSMTVAALGLGLGAEPGIDAAQAIRDEAQVPAYTLPDPLRGVDGRVVGSAADWVEWRRGEVLEQFMSEVYGRSPGRPGRVIYEVGPVDWEALGGRAIRKSVTVRFTDRADGPSMEILLYVPKGAEGPVPAFLGLNFHGNHTVAGDPGIPLSTRWMRNDERTGRVGNRATEASRGTAASRWPVETILARGYALATVYCGDIEPDHADGWRTGVRSMFPVGDGGDGVQPAAAPIEAMAPDAWGCIAAWAWGLSRALDYLEADTDVDAGRVTVVGHSRLGKTALWAGATDTRFAAVISNNSGCGGAALSRRAFGETVERINTVFPHWFCGNFKRYNGREPDLPVDQHQLLALTAPRPVYVASAEEDWWADPRGEFLALQAAEPVYALFGIAGLGVREMPAPDQPVGGVMGYHLRTGEHDITAYDWARYLDFADRNPGVGRR from the coding sequence ATGAGCATGACCGTGGCGGCGCTGGGGCTGGGACTGGGAGCCGAACCCGGGATTGACGCCGCGCAGGCGATCCGGGACGAGGCGCAGGTACCGGCCTACACCCTGCCGGATCCGCTGCGCGGGGTGGATGGGCGGGTGGTGGGTTCGGCGGCGGACTGGGTGGAATGGCGGCGGGGCGAAGTGCTGGAGCAGTTCATGTCGGAGGTGTACGGGCGGAGTCCGGGACGGCCGGGGCGGGTGATCTACGAGGTTGGGCCGGTCGATTGGGAGGCGCTGGGGGGCAGGGCGATTCGGAAGAGTGTGACGGTGCGATTCACGGACCGGGCGGACGGGCCGTCGATGGAGATTCTGTTGTATGTGCCCAAGGGCGCAGAGGGACCGGTGCCGGCGTTTCTGGGGTTGAATTTTCACGGCAACCACACCGTGGCGGGCGATCCGGGGATTCCGCTTTCCACGCGGTGGATGCGGAATGACGAGCGGACGGGCCGGGTGGGGAACCGGGCCACGGAGGCCTCGAGGGGAACGGCGGCGAGCCGGTGGCCGGTGGAGACGATCCTGGCGCGGGGCTACGCGCTGGCGACGGTCTATTGCGGGGACATCGAGCCCGACCATGCGGATGGATGGCGGACGGGCGTGCGGAGTATGTTTCCGGTGGGCGACGGGGGGGACGGGGTGCAACCCGCGGCCGCACCGATCGAGGCGATGGCCCCGGATGCGTGGGGTTGCATTGCGGCGTGGGCGTGGGGCTTGAGCCGGGCGCTGGATTATCTGGAGGCGGACACCGATGTGGACGCCGGGCGGGTGACCGTGGTGGGGCATTCGCGGCTGGGAAAGACGGCGCTTTGGGCGGGGGCCACCGACACGCGGTTTGCGGCGGTCATTTCGAATAATTCGGGATGCGGCGGGGCGGCCCTGAGCCGGAGGGCGTTCGGGGAGACGGTGGAGCGGATCAACACGGTGTTTCCGCATTGGTTCTGCGGGAACTTCAAGCGGTACAACGGGCGCGAACCGGATCTGCCGGTGGACCAGCACCAGTTACTGGCCCTGACGGCGCCACGGCCGGTGTATGTGGCCAGCGCGGAGGAGGACTGGTGGGCGGATCCGCGCGGGGAATTCCTGGCGTTGCAGGCGGCTGAACCGGTGTACGCCCTCTTCGGGATCGCGGGACTTGGGGTGAGGGAAATGCCGGCACCCGACCAGCCGGTCGGAGGGGTGATGGGATACCACCTGCGCACAGGGGAACACGACATCACGGCCTACGACTGGGCGCGGTACCTGGACTTCGCGGACCGGAATCCCGGCGTGGGACGGAGGTAA
- a CDS encoding Gfo/Idh/MocA family oxidoreductase translates to MIGLDTSHATAFTKLLNDPDDPHHVRGGKVVAAFRGGSPDLPSSWSRVEGYTREMTERWGVRLYDTIEAMCREVDAVLIESVDGRPHLAQARPVIEAGRPLYIDKPMAASLRDVGEIFRLAEAKGVPVFSASSLRFARNTLAARGGALGAIRSAETFSPCHIDPTHPDLFWYGIHGVESLFTVMGRGCESVRRGLTGEGKIEVNGTWSGGRTGIYREGNGYGGVARGEKGEGPVGGFDGYAPLVEAIMEFFRTGRAPVPAEETLEIFAFMEAADVSKARGGEEVRLAEVFEKAGIRRP, encoded by the coding sequence ATGATCGGACTGGACACCTCGCACGCGACCGCCTTCACGAAGCTGCTGAACGATCCGGACGATCCGCATCATGTGCGGGGCGGGAAGGTGGTGGCGGCCTTCCGAGGGGGCAGTCCGGATCTGCCGTCGAGCTGGTCGCGGGTCGAGGGCTATACGCGGGAGATGACCGAGAGATGGGGGGTGCGGCTGTACGACACGATCGAGGCGATGTGCCGGGAGGTGGACGCGGTGTTGATCGAGAGCGTGGACGGGCGTCCGCACCTGGCGCAGGCGCGGCCGGTGATCGAGGCGGGCAGGCCGTTGTACATCGACAAGCCGATGGCGGCGTCGTTGCGGGATGTGGGGGAGATCTTCCGGTTGGCGGAGGCGAAGGGGGTGCCTGTGTTCAGCGCGTCGTCGTTGCGGTTCGCGAGGAACACCCTGGCGGCGCGGGGCGGGGCCTTGGGGGCGATCCGGAGCGCGGAGACGTTCAGTCCGTGTCACATCGATCCCACCCATCCGGATCTGTTCTGGTACGGGATCCATGGGGTCGAGTCCCTGTTTACGGTGATGGGGCGCGGGTGTGAATCGGTGCGGCGCGGGTTGACCGGGGAGGGGAAGATCGAGGTGAACGGGACGTGGTCCGGCGGGCGGACCGGGATATATCGGGAGGGGAACGGGTATGGCGGGGTGGCGCGGGGGGAGAAGGGAGAAGGGCCGGTGGGAGGCTTCGACGGGTATGCGCCGCTGGTGGAGGCCATCATGGAATTTTTCCGGACAGGCCGGGCGCCGGTGCCGGCGGAGGAGACGCTGGAGATCTTCGCGTTTATGGAAGCGGCCGATGTGAGCAAGGCGCGCGGGGGCGAGGAAGTGCGGTTGGCGGAAGTGTTCGAAAAGGCGGGGATCCGGAGGCCGTGA
- a CDS encoding sulfite exporter TauE/SafE family protein: MGSISPGPPIPRGNWIPFQSSVFSLQSSVFRFQVSGFRFQSSGFISRPSPLVTSPPLPSFSAFEWSIAVLAALGIGVSKSGLPGLSLLHVALFAHLFPGLQSTGVVLPMLIAGDFGAMGLFRRHTQWPHVARTLPPAVIGVAAGWALMRHLPDTRFSPVIGGIVLALAALQVTRDWRPDAWRRVPHTRTFAWTMGLLAGVTTMLANAAGPVMALYLLAVALPKQEFLGTAAWFFLLINLIKVPFSAQLGLITVPTLAFNALLLPAIAAGLLLGRAVMNRLPQRAFDTLVLAFAVLASLRLIGLV; this comes from the coding sequence ATGGGTTCGATCTCCCCCGGACCTCCCATTCCGCGTGGGAACTGGATCCCGTTTCAGTCTTCAGTCTTCAGTCTTCAGTCTTCAGTCTTCAGGTTTCAGGTTTCAGGTTTCAGGTTTCAGTCTTCAGGTTTCATTTCCCGTCCCTCCCCACTCGTGACATCCCCGCCCCTCCCCTCCTTCTCCGCCTTCGAATGGTCCATCGCCGTCCTTGCCGCCCTCGGCATCGGTGTCTCCAAGAGCGGCCTGCCCGGACTCAGCCTCCTCCACGTCGCCCTCTTCGCCCACCTCTTCCCCGGCCTCCAATCCACCGGCGTCGTCCTCCCCATGCTCATCGCCGGTGATTTCGGTGCCATGGGCCTCTTCCGACGCCACACCCAATGGCCCCATGTCGCCCGCACCCTCCCCCCCGCCGTCATCGGCGTGGCCGCCGGCTGGGCCCTCATGCGCCACCTCCCCGACACCCGCTTCAGCCCCGTCATCGGCGGCATCGTACTCGCCCTCGCCGCCCTTCAAGTCACCCGTGACTGGCGACCCGACGCCTGGCGCCGTGTCCCTCACACCCGCACCTTCGCCTGGACCATGGGCCTCCTCGCCGGCGTCACCACCATGCTGGCCAACGCCGCCGGTCCCGTCATGGCCCTCTACCTCCTCGCCGTCGCCCTCCCCAAACAGGAATTCCTCGGCACCGCCGCCTGGTTCTTCCTCCTCATCAACCTCATCAAGGTCCCCTTCAGCGCCCAGCTCGGCCTCATCACCGTCCCCACCCTCGCCTTCAATGCGCTCCTCCTCCCCGCCATCGCCGCCGGACTCCTCCTCGGCCGCGCCGTCATGAACCGCCTCCCCCAACGCGCCTTCGACACCCTCGTCCTCGCCTTCGCCGTCCTCGCCTCCCTCCGCCTCATCGGCCTTGTCTAG
- a CDS encoding c-type cytochrome codes for MARATGMVLGWVLAWLGMVPAWGEDAARFELLSRLARDPSPAVRVEALRGLARIPTAESAATALGVLELPMDATLDYALWLTLNDLAEPWIRAVESGVWRAEGKEAQLAFALGALRPEQVGRVLGTVLGERALPRDGSGPWIEAIGAAGAPEHLERLLRQAREGGFDEAATVRALRALGEAARLRDRKPRGDGSAVGTFLRSRSGAVRMEAVRLAGQWKAIGDALPVLLNEVAGRAGAPAEERAAAFDALRAIGGEAVVRALRDWSVSSADPSVRRLAATTLVAVDGVGGMPAVLAVAGTIGDEGEAVEFWRAVLATRGAGMALREALEGQRLPAVVARAGLRVAREGGRDDLELVAELARAGGLATDTEAMTGELLKEWAARAEAEGDPHRGEWVYRRPELACVTCHAIGGVGGKVGPDMTSIGASAPLDYLVESLLLPHAKIKEGYHSVIVETREGEEVTGTVARETPEELFLRNAAGQEVSIAKGSIVRREMGRLSLMPGGLLEPLSEQERLDLYAFLGRLGKPGDFDASRGGVARRWRVANVVHTDLQNNQGDWYWRRPLDDRRWATVDSLVRGDVPERALEEATRAQAWTSKVAVVLATEIELAVEGGVSFRWVPEEAELWVGGKRLDAGPVAEARIAAGRHRVIVKLDPRRVPERVRLEAEGAVFVVE; via the coding sequence ATGGCACGCGCGACCGGCATGGTGTTGGGATGGGTATTGGCGTGGCTGGGCATGGTCCCGGCCTGGGGGGAGGATGCCGCGCGATTCGAGCTGCTGTCGCGACTGGCCCGGGACCCATCGCCGGCGGTGCGGGTGGAGGCCTTGCGGGGACTGGCGCGGATTCCGACGGCGGAGTCGGCGGCGACGGCGCTGGGGGTGTTGGAGCTGCCGATGGATGCGACCCTGGATTATGCGCTGTGGCTGACGCTCAACGACCTGGCCGAGCCGTGGATCCGTGCGGTGGAGTCGGGGGTGTGGCGGGCGGAGGGGAAGGAAGCGCAACTGGCCTTTGCGTTGGGGGCGTTGCGTCCGGAACAGGTCGGCCGGGTGTTGGGGACGGTGCTGGGCGAGCGGGCGTTGCCGAGGGACGGGTCGGGTCCGTGGATCGAGGCGATCGGGGCGGCCGGGGCGCCGGAGCATCTGGAGCGGCTGCTGCGTCAGGCGCGCGAGGGGGGCTTTGATGAGGCGGCGACGGTGCGGGCCCTGCGGGCCCTGGGGGAGGCGGCGCGCCTGCGGGACCGGAAGCCGCGCGGGGACGGTTCCGCGGTGGGGACATTTTTGCGGAGCCGATCGGGGGCGGTGCGCATGGAGGCGGTGCGACTGGCGGGGCAGTGGAAGGCGATCGGGGACGCGCTGCCGGTGCTATTGAATGAGGTGGCGGGGCGGGCGGGGGCACCGGCGGAGGAGCGAGCGGCGGCGTTCGATGCCCTGCGGGCGATCGGGGGGGAAGCGGTGGTGCGGGCCTTGCGCGATTGGAGTGTCTCATCGGCGGATCCGTCGGTGCGACGGCTGGCGGCAACGACCCTGGTGGCGGTGGACGGGGTGGGCGGCATGCCGGCGGTGCTGGCGGTGGCGGGGACGATCGGGGACGAGGGTGAAGCCGTGGAGTTTTGGAGGGCGGTCCTGGCGACGCGCGGGGCTGGGATGGCCTTGCGGGAGGCGTTGGAGGGGCAACGACTGCCGGCGGTGGTGGCGCGGGCTGGACTGCGGGTGGCGCGGGAAGGGGGGCGTGACGATCTCGAACTCGTGGCGGAACTGGCGCGGGCCGGGGGATTGGCGACGGACACGGAGGCGATGACCGGGGAACTGCTGAAGGAATGGGCGGCGCGGGCCGAGGCGGAAGGCGATCCGCACCGGGGCGAATGGGTGTACCGACGTCCGGAGCTGGCCTGTGTGACCTGTCATGCGATTGGCGGGGTGGGTGGGAAGGTGGGGCCGGACATGACGAGCATTGGGGCGAGCGCGCCATTGGATTACCTGGTGGAATCGCTGTTGTTGCCGCACGCCAAGATCAAGGAGGGGTATCACTCGGTGATCGTGGAGACGCGGGAAGGCGAGGAGGTGACGGGCACGGTGGCGCGGGAGACGCCGGAGGAGTTGTTTCTGAGGAATGCGGCGGGTCAGGAGGTGTCGATTGCCAAGGGGTCGATCGTGCGGCGCGAGATGGGGCGATTGTCGCTGATGCCGGGCGGGTTGTTGGAGCCGTTGAGCGAGCAGGAGCGGCTGGATCTTTATGCGTTTCTGGGGCGGCTGGGGAAGCCCGGGGATTTCGATGCGAGCCGGGGCGGGGTGGCGCGGCGGTGGCGGGTGGCGAACGTGGTGCACACCGACCTCCAGAACAATCAGGGCGACTGGTACTGGCGCCGGCCGCTGGACGACCGGCGTTGGGCAACGGTTGACAGCCTGGTGCGGGGGGATGTGCCGGAGCGGGCCCTCGAGGAGGCGACCCGGGCGCAGGCGTGGACCTCGAAGGTGGCGGTGGTGCTGGCGACCGAGATCGAGCTGGCCGTCGAGGGCGGGGTGTCATTTCGGTGGGTGCCGGAGGAGGCTGAGTTGTGGGTGGGTGGGAAGCGGCTGGATGCGGGGCCGGTTGCGGAAGCGCGGATCGCGGCGGGACGACACCGGGTGATTGTGAAGCTGGATCCACGGCGTGTTCCGGAGCGGGTGCGACTGGAGGCGGAGGGGGCGGTGTTTGTGGTGGAGTGA
- the recQ gene encoding DNA helicase RecQ codes for MRKEGKDVQDTGGDLHGLLERHFGFRTFRPWQEEIVRDALAGRDVFAVLPTGGGKSLCFQLPALARPGLTVVVSPLIALMKDQVDALTAAGVSATYLNSSLAAGESRPRLRGLHAGEYRLLYVAPERLMLSGFLEDLRRWRVAQFAIDEAHCISEWGHDFRPEYRQLAQLRALFPEVPMMALTATATERVRGDILEQLHLRDPGVYVASFNRPNLTYRVRAKAGAYEQTLAFVRARAQEAGIVYVQSRKGAEGLAEKLVADGVRAAPYHAGLAPGDRARNQERFLRDEIRVICATIAFGMGINKPNVRYVIHYDLPKNIEGYYQETGRAGRDGLPSECLLLFSAGDVRKQLQFIEEKPDPAEQEVARGQLRRMVHYAESALCRRVELLGYFGENYGEAACGACDNCLSPRPTYDGTIDAQKFLSCVYRIRERSGFGVGVAHVIDVLRGAETERIRQWGHETLSTYGIGRDKDKGGWGAVARELMRLGYLRQATGRYPTLEVTDEGMAALRERRAVRLTQPVGEDRPAAPGRGEIACDEVLFERLRGLRKEIADDLGVPPYIVFGDVSLRQMARLYPTTAEALRRISGVGDHKLRQFGRPFLEAIELHLQSHARQMFGDETFGSGR; via the coding sequence ATGAGGAAGGAGGGCAAGGACGTGCAGGACACCGGCGGGGATCTCCACGGACTGCTGGAGCGGCATTTCGGGTTCCGGACCTTCCGGCCGTGGCAGGAGGAGATTGTCCGGGACGCGCTGGCGGGGCGGGATGTGTTTGCGGTGCTGCCGACCGGGGGCGGGAAGTCGCTGTGCTTCCAACTGCCGGCGCTGGCACGGCCGGGGTTGACGGTGGTGGTGTCGCCGCTGATTGCGTTGATGAAGGACCAGGTGGATGCGCTGACGGCGGCGGGGGTGTCGGCGACCTATCTCAATTCCTCGCTGGCGGCCGGGGAATCTCGGCCGCGGCTGCGGGGGTTGCATGCGGGGGAGTACCGGTTGCTGTATGTGGCGCCGGAGCGGCTGATGCTGTCGGGGTTTCTGGAGGATCTGCGCCGGTGGCGGGTGGCGCAGTTCGCCATCGACGAGGCGCATTGCATCAGCGAATGGGGGCACGATTTCCGTCCGGAGTACCGGCAGCTGGCGCAGTTGCGGGCGTTGTTTCCTGAAGTGCCGATGATGGCGCTGACCGCGACCGCGACCGAGCGGGTGCGGGGGGACATTCTGGAGCAGTTGCACCTGCGGGATCCGGGGGTGTATGTGGCCAGCTTCAACCGGCCGAACCTGACCTACCGGGTGCGGGCGAAGGCGGGGGCGTACGAGCAGACCCTGGCGTTCGTGCGGGCGCGGGCGCAGGAGGCGGGGATCGTGTATGTGCAGAGCCGCAAGGGGGCGGAGGGACTGGCGGAGAAGCTGGTGGCGGACGGGGTCCGGGCGGCGCCGTACCATGCGGGCCTGGCGCCGGGGGATCGGGCGCGGAACCAGGAGCGGTTTCTGCGGGACGAGATCCGGGTGATCTGCGCGACGATCGCCTTTGGAATGGGGATCAACAAACCGAACGTCCGGTACGTGATCCACTACGACCTGCCCAAGAACATCGAGGGGTATTACCAGGAGACCGGGCGGGCCGGTCGGGACGGGCTGCCGAGCGAGTGCCTGCTGTTGTTCAGTGCGGGGGACGTCCGGAAGCAGCTTCAGTTCATCGAGGAAAAACCGGACCCGGCGGAGCAGGAGGTGGCGCGGGGGCAGTTGCGTCGGATGGTGCACTACGCGGAGTCGGCGCTGTGCCGTCGGGTGGAGCTGCTCGGATACTTTGGGGAGAATTACGGGGAGGCGGCGTGCGGGGCGTGCGACAACTGTCTGTCACCGCGGCCGACCTACGATGGGACGATCGACGCGCAGAAGTTCCTGTCGTGTGTGTACCGGATCCGGGAACGGAGCGGGTTTGGAGTGGGCGTGGCGCATGTCATCGACGTGCTGCGCGGCGCGGAGACGGAACGGATCCGGCAGTGGGGTCATGAGACGTTATCCACGTACGGGATTGGGCGGGACAAGGACAAGGGCGGATGGGGAGCGGTGGCGCGGGAGCTGATGCGGCTGGGGTATTTGCGGCAGGCGACCGGGCGGTATCCGACGCTGGAGGTGACGGACGAGGGGATGGCGGCGCTGCGGGAGCGGCGTGCGGTGCGCCTGACGCAGCCGGTGGGGGAGGATCGGCCGGCGGCGCCGGGGCGCGGGGAGATTGCGTGCGACGAGGTATTGTTCGAGCGGTTGCGCGGGCTGCGGAAGGAGATTGCGGACGATCTCGGGGTGCCGCCGTACATCGTGTTCGGGGACGTCTCCCTGCGGCAGATGGCGCGGTTGTATCCGACCACGGCGGAGGCGTTGCGGCGGATCAGCGGGGTTGGGGACCACAAGCTGCGGCAGTTTGGCCGCCCCTTTCTGGAGGCCATCGAACTGCATTTGCAGAGTCACGCCCGGCAGATGTTCGGCGACGAGACGTTTGGATCGGGGCGATGA
- a CDS encoding glycoside hydrolase family 15 protein yields MALALEDYAMIGDCQTAALVGRDGSIDWLCLPRFDSGACFAALLGGEEHGTWRIAPAGWEGRSERAYRGPTLVLETEFVTPEGVVAVVDFMPPRSGAADLVRIVEGRKGRVEMEMTLRIRFDYGSIVPWVRAIEGGAVAVGGPDTLRLVGSVPVEERDGAWVARFAVAEGERVCFDLTWYRSHEAEPARIDPMGVLSSTVEYWKRWAGHSTYRGPWSEAVTRSLVTLKGLTYEPTGGIVAAPTTSLPEHLGGQRNWDYRYCWLRDATFTLYALAGAGYLDEARAWREWLLRAVAGRPSQVSIMYGVAGERRLPELELGWLPGYEESRPVRIGNGAYQQLQIDVFGEVLDAMHRCWRMGLEPAEDAWRVERAMVEYLETHWESPDEGIWEVRGPRRHFTHSKMMAWVALDRAVKGIECFGLEGPLERWREVRARIHRDVCEKGYAASRGAFTQSYGSELLDASLLMMPLVGFLPAEDVRVRGTIEAIERELTRDGFVSRYRTVPEVDGLPEGEGAFLLCTFWLADALVLLGRREDARRVFEGVLAVRNDVGLLSESFDVERRRLVGNYPQAFSHIGLINTACNLAEGVGPAESRCRE; encoded by the coding sequence ATGGCGCTCGCACTTGAGGACTACGCGATGATTGGGGACTGCCAGACGGCGGCGCTGGTGGGACGGGATGGATCGATCGACTGGCTGTGTCTTCCGCGGTTCGATTCCGGGGCGTGTTTTGCGGCGCTGCTGGGGGGCGAGGAGCACGGGACGTGGCGGATTGCGCCGGCGGGCTGGGAGGGGCGATCGGAGCGGGCGTATCGGGGTCCGACGCTGGTGCTGGAGACGGAGTTCGTGACGCCGGAGGGGGTGGTGGCGGTGGTGGATTTCATGCCGCCGCGGAGCGGGGCGGCGGATCTGGTGCGGATCGTGGAGGGGCGGAAGGGGCGGGTGGAGATGGAGATGACGCTGCGGATCCGGTTCGACTATGGATCGATCGTGCCGTGGGTGCGGGCGATCGAGGGGGGAGCGGTGGCGGTGGGGGGGCCGGACACGCTGCGGTTGGTGGGGTCGGTGCCGGTGGAGGAGCGGGATGGGGCGTGGGTGGCGCGGTTTGCGGTGGCGGAGGGGGAGCGGGTGTGTTTCGACCTGACCTGGTACCGGTCGCACGAGGCGGAGCCGGCGCGGATCGACCCGATGGGGGTGTTGAGTTCGACGGTGGAGTATTGGAAGCGGTGGGCGGGGCACTCGACGTACCGGGGTCCGTGGTCGGAGGCGGTGACGCGGTCGCTGGTGACCTTGAAGGGACTGACGTACGAGCCGACGGGAGGGATTGTGGCGGCGCCGACGACGTCATTGCCGGAGCATCTGGGGGGGCAGCGGAACTGGGATTACCGGTACTGCTGGTTGCGGGATGCGACGTTCACATTGTATGCGCTGGCGGGGGCGGGGTATCTCGACGAGGCGCGGGCGTGGCGGGAATGGCTGTTGCGGGCGGTGGCGGGGAGGCCGTCGCAGGTGAGCATCATGTATGGGGTGGCGGGGGAGCGGCGGTTGCCGGAACTGGAGCTGGGCTGGCTTCCGGGGTATGAGGAATCGCGACCGGTTCGGATAGGGAACGGGGCGTACCAGCAGTTGCAGATCGATGTGTTCGGGGAGGTGCTGGATGCGATGCACCGGTGCTGGCGGATGGGGTTGGAGCCGGCGGAGGATGCGTGGCGGGTGGAGCGGGCGATGGTGGAGTATCTGGAGACGCACTGGGAATCGCCGGACGAGGGGATCTGGGAGGTGCGGGGACCGCGGCGGCACTTCACCCATTCGAAGATGATGGCGTGGGTGGCGCTGGACCGGGCGGTGAAGGGGATCGAGTGCTTCGGTCTCGAAGGGCCACTGGAGCGGTGGCGCGAGGTTCGGGCGCGGATTCACCGGGACGTGTGCGAGAAGGGGTATGCTGCGTCGCGGGGGGCGTTCACGCAGTCGTACGGTTCCGAACTTCTGGATGCGAGCCTGTTGATGATGCCGCTGGTGGGGTTTCTGCCGGCGGAGGATGTGCGGGTGCGGGGGACGATCGAGGCGATCGAACGGGAGTTGACGAGGGACGGGTTTGTGTCGCGGTACCGGACGGTGCCGGAGGTGGACGGATTGCCGGAGGGGGAGGGGGCATTCCTGTTGTGCACGTTCTGGCTGGCGGACGCGCTGGTGCTCCTGGGGCGGCGGGAGGATGCGCGGCGGGTGTTCGAAGGCGTGCTGGCGGTGAGGAACGACGTGGGATTGTTGTCGGAGAGTTTCGATGTCGAACGGCGACGGCTGGTGGGGAACTACCCGCAGGCGTTCTCGCATATCGGGTTGATCAACACGGCGTGCAACCTGGCGGAGGGGGTTGGTCCGGCCGAATCGCGATGCCGGGAGTGA